The nucleotide sequence GCTCCGATTCAATTGTTCATGCGAGATGCAGCAGGCTGGGTTGCTGTGCAGTACAGGCCTCCGTGGCCACCACCTCATCAGCTTGAGATGTTGAGAGATGGTGTTCAACTCAGACCTACACCTTGGCCATCCTTTACCTGTCTGACAACTTGGCGCAGTACATGTTCAGTCCACGAGTGTCTGGTGCAGCTACTCTCTGGCGTGATTAATCGGGGGCTTACACAGTTTGATTACACCTCTCTATCTCATGGGTTTGTCATCAGTTTTGTGGGACTAATTGCAGAGATGAGATTTTTCAGCTCTATGGTGCTCCTTCTGTCAATATTACCAGTTCAGAAGCATCACCAGTTGCTCAGTCCTGATGCACTTATTATTATACACCTGGTTCATTTCAATGCGGTTCTGAAATTGGCAGGCTGCTGCAAGAATTTTTGTCAAGAGGTCATATATCTGGGAAGTTGTACAAGAGGACATGTGACTGTCTTACCAGTGCTAAGCCGTGGAAAAGGATTCAAGTTCAGAATGTTGCATGAGGATGAGTCCCGTAACACTGTGTTGCTTGTGTTTGCTAGCAAGCCAGATCTTCCAAATGCTATGACTGTTGCTAAGATTTCTGATCAGCTTGGTCTGCATTCACCTCGTCCGCGTCATTGGAACATTGAAAATACTTGTGCTCCAGCAGTTTACTTCATTGGCCTGGCAATTTTGGAAGATCCACCTGATGCTGCCCAGTGCACAACAACACGACAGAGGCAGGCATCTATTGCATATGACACACAAGCAAGTGGTGGCATGCAAGAGGCTGTGCTGTTGCGAAATTCAGCTGAAGCTACCACAttcttgactctcaaggaagtgCAGTATAAATGGATATCTCTGCAATCCGGCTCAAGATGAGGTCTCCAAGGTTTTTGTCCCACGGCTTGGGGGCAAGCCGCATTTCAAGCGGTGGGGAATGTTAGGAACGGCCTGTCATGTGGGGCCATGCTAGGCTGGCACAGGTGGCTTGGAGGCTTCTGGCTATATAAGGGAACGAGTAGGCCAGAAACAGGACATCAAACAATTTATCAGAACAGAATACCTTTTTCTTAGTTTACTGTTGTTCTTCCTTTCCAAGTCTACCTTTCTGTACTGGTTCTTCGTTCCTTCGCTGCTCCGATTTCCTTTCTGTACTAGTTCTCCTGAAATCTTGTATCCTACTTGCTTGAATCCAGTTATATGTGAGCAATCTAGTCCGGTTGCTAACACAACTCTAGGAGTACGAGGGGGTTATGCCATATCTTCTGGTGGGGGAGCCCCCTTGAAAACGACCCCCACCGGCCATATCTCATCGTTGCAGTTGATGTTGCAGGTGCAGGTGCGGGTGAAGGCCAGAGAGGAGAAGGCAGGCAGGCAGCAATGGACAAGTGGTGGCACTGGCGGGTGGTCCACGGAACGGAGCCTTCAGGTGGCGCCTCCGTGCTCGGCTCGCGAGGATCACAATTCACGAGTGCGGCTGTGAATGTTGGTACGAAACAATGGCGCCAGCTTAGCGTACGTACTGCCCGCGGCATATCGGGTCCATAAGCTCAATGATCAATTGTAGATGTCTGGAAGTTGTTGGTCTGGAAGTTGGATTAGCGATTTGTTTACTTGTTTAATTTAGGAACGCTTGCACGTGTACTCCACAAAAGCTGGGTGCTAATTATtcactaccggaatcctcaactttgtcgagtgtttttatgtttgtcgagtgtatttCCTTAGACACTCGACGAACAAGTTCTTTACCGAgtgtgaaaaaaaaacactcggcaaaaaaaaaacactcaacaaagagggggtttgccgagtgtaaaaaaaactcTCGGCAAAgataatgtttgccgagtgtaaaaaaaaacactcggcaaagaaataaaatcttttttctggaaaaggagaagaaaaaaaataaaaaaaaaactttgccgagtgttcagatctagaacactaggcaaagaaataaaatatctTCTTTAACACACCCAGCGCTCCACCCTCCTTCCTCTGCACCTGCCCCcaacgccccctccccttctttcTCGGGTAGCACGCATCCGGCCCCTAGCGCCCCTCCCTTTTCTTCCCCGGCCCTCAGCGCCCTCGCCCCTCCCCGTCgacgcccctccccctcctctccttctcttccccggcggcgaccgccccctcctctccctctcttccctggATCCGGCGGCCTCCCCCTCTCTTCCCCGACGCTTCCCCGGATCTGGCGCGGTCGCCCCCTCCTCTccatctcttccccggatccggcgaggccgccccctcctctccctctcttccccggatccggcggcctccccctcctctccctctcttccctggCGCTTCCCCGGATCCGGcacggccgccccctcctctccctctcttccctggatccggcgcggccgccccctcctctccctctcttccccggatccggcggcctccccctcctctccctctcttccccggcgctTCCCCGGATCCGGcacggccgccccctcctctccctctcttccctggatccggcgcggccgccccctcctctcttccccggatccggcgTGGTGATGGTGgacggtggtggcgtggtggtggtgggcagtggtgtcgtggtggtggtgggcggcggtggcggccggtGGTGGCAGCTCGGGCGTGgcgggtggtggcgtggtggtggtggctcgtGGCGGCGGCCGTGAAGCCGGGGAGCGAAGGCGAGACGGAGGGCATGAAGCTGGGCCGCGGCGTAGGGGAAGGGCGCCGCTGAGGAGACTGACAGCGTCCGGCGGAGACCGGCCGGTGGtggcttttttatttttatttttttttggccGGCGGAGAGCGTCCGGTGgtggttttttttttgaaaaaaatgtttaccgagtgtattttgggcactcggcaaagtcttcgccgagtgtccgacaaaaaacactcgataaactagcgtttgccgttaaagggtttgccgagtgttgtttgccgagtgtaacactcgacaaaccctttgccgagtgtttttggggcttcgccgagtgtccgtggcactcggcaaagctcatGTATCCGGTAGTGATTATTTATTCATACAGTACGGTTTGGTCCCCCATGGTCTcggctaaggatggcaacgggtatatacccgtcgggtatcgccggaacgttctcttccccgctacggagaattcatcccgtccccatccccattaactgtctcgggtatagattcttgcccatccccgtacccgtcgggtatcggtcgggtaacagatacccgacgggtactgcatacccgataaacaaggacacttggggtcgcagctttgcaatcggagacgtttcttcttcacccgggtataagtgtcggagtctcggagatgccgaggagaaggagcgaggttgcgaggaggacgagcaaaggtggcagagagaccaaaCTGAGGAAGCAAGGGGCACGAGCGCTTGTGAGACAGgcatgcttgtgctgctggcagagatggtgaggaaaaattgaacgagggttcctagaatacacaaattatatatatgactgttcagatttggaccaaaatatctatgttgagcttctttgggcctaatactcgcatgacagctcaaatagtcgggttccccaacgggtaacggggacgggtaaacagggaacgttcccgtacccgctatacccgtcgggtatggattcttgcccatttagatccccgcgggtaaagatatgatcccatccccgtcccctaatggatcaaatacccgtcgggtatcgggtatcgggtccccattgccatccttaGTCTCGGCCAAACGGAGGAACTTCCATTGGTGCCAAAGGTCAGTGTTCAAAAGCTCCCCCTTGCCTGTGGTTGACTGTGCTGGTTAGATACTACAGTTGCTTTCTAAGACCTATATCGAAAAGTGGGTTAGTTGTGTATGCCCATGCATGTCCATGGTTTGACGAGGAGGGATCACGCAACGCTGCACCGGGGTCCGGGTACGCCCATGCCCAGACCGCTACGTTCGGCTGCTAGCTAGCTACGGCGGCCGGCGCGGccgcacacatatatatatttatttatttatttggggGAAAAAGGAGGATGGGATGGGATGGAGCATAAGATGTCGTGAACACTACTTTtaattgggccttgtttagattgcctcaaaattttaagttttttcactttcttcatcacatcaatttttggatgtatgcatggagcattaaatataggtaaaaaaaaaaaactaattatacagtttggttgtaaatcacgagacgaatcttttgagcctagttagtctatgatcggacaaagtttgtcaaatacaaacgaaacgtgctacagtgtccagattgcaaaaatttgcaatctaaacaaggcctttgaTGGGTTTCGATTTTGATTCCCGAAATTAGCGGTGCTCATGCAAAAACAGTAGCATCACCATGCTGCGACCAAGGACGTGTATTTGGCTACACGTCCATTCCATTCCCCTCCCTCGGTGTGCCAACAGCATCTGGTATTTTTTTTTCGCCTGCCCTTTGGGATTATTATTCGTCCCATTTCCCTCCTGAAACAATGAATGAATAGATGACAGGGATTTATCTTCGAAAGGGAGGTGAACGCGGGGAAGGAAGGAAGGTATTCTTGAAAGACACCGTGTGAGGAAAGAAGGTGCCTTTTTGTTTGCATCTTCATGCCCAAGGGCCAAGGCCAATCCAATCATCTCAAAGTTCGGCAGGCACCATGCAGCTTCTCCACTCGTCCCGATCCTATTCCTTTTCGTATATGAGGATGAGCAGTACAAGTTGCAACTTGGAGCTTTCAGCTTTCCTAGTCTGACCTCGCACAATGCCAATATATATACTTTCGTTTATTATTATAAATCACTTCAATCATTGGCGGAAAAACATTTGTTAGACGTCCTTCGACCAACCTTTTTTTAGCAATCAGGGAGGAATGGGAATCCATTCGATTTCGTGTTTGCAACAACTGTCAACTGCAATCAACAGGGGACCATCTTTTCTTATCTTCTCGGGAATTCGTTGAGTTCAGACTTGGAGCCCAGCCCAGAGAGATCCATCCTTGAACCTATGTAGTGAGCCGAGATGTAATCCACACGGGTCAATGATCTTCCTGAGAGACAGCCCACGAGAAGAAATCTCGCTTGCCTTTCTGGCCCATGAGAGCCCATTCGTAGCTCGGCCCACGTAAAGAAATCACTGATCACAGACAAAGCCGCAGAAAGCCCAAACCCGCATCTACTTCCTACTCCCACTACCCgaagccggcggcggcggaggaggaagcAGGCAGGccatggcgtcgtcgtcggccccGGCGGCCGTCCGCGAGATGCAGAAGGATCTCGAGGTGCAGGCGAACGCCCTCAGCAAGATCCAGAAAGGCACGCGCTCTCCCCAATCCCAGACCCCCCTCCCTCGCCGCCGCCTCCGAACCCTatctacctctctctctctctctctctcctctgacTTCCGCTGCTCCTTACTTTTTTCGCAGACATCGCCAAGAACCACCAGGTCCGCAAGCAGTACACCATCCAGGTCGGCGAGAACGAGCTCGTCCTCAAGGCACGCACCGCACCCCGCGCAGCTTCCTCGCCTCTTAATAACTCTCAAGGTTTTGCTGATTTCTTCGCCGTGAGTGCCTTACTCGATCCGTGGCTGTGGCTGCTTGCTTGCAGGAGCTGGAGCTGCTCAGCGATGGGGCCAACGTGTACAAGCTCATCGGACCGGTCCTGGTCAAGCAGGACCTCGCGGAGGCCAAGGCCAACGTCAAGAAGCGCATCGAGTACATCTCCGCAGAGCTGTGAGTCGCTTTCAGCTGGCCTAATTTGTGGTTTCATTCATCAGCTCACAGTGCCTTCGTGTTGCTGTGCTGAGTTTGTGGGACTGGCTATTTTGCAGGAAGCGGATGGATCGGGCGCTCAAAGACTTGGAGGAAAAGCAAAACAGCAAGAAGGAATCGGTATGTCATTGCTCCTTAGCTTTACTGTGACTTTTACTAGGTGGTATACAAAATTTGGTATCTGCAAATAATTGTTTGTGCAAACCTTTTGAATTTGACTTTAGTTCAGTAGCTGAGAAGCATGATATGAATATGCCATCTGTGTGATTTTGGACCCACTACAATATCTGCTTATTCAGAGCATTCCTGATGTTTACCCTTTTTAGAATCATAACTGCCAGTACCATTTCTGTTATATCCTTTGTGTGGAAATCAAAGCATGCTCCCTAAAATCCCAAATATGAGTCCAGTTGGGCTTGGACACAAGAATTAAGGTGAGTGGTACATTGACTATATTGCACATCAATCTTTGCTAGAGTTAGTATGGGTGGAAAGTGTGTTGCATGGATTTGTATGCATTTAAGTAGGGGTAGCATGGAAGATGAAACTAAGAGGTGCACTAGAGTTATCATGGACTTATATTTGGTGCATTTGGAAGAATGTTAGATGTACCTAAATTTGGGGTCGGAGGGAGTATATTTAATTAGGCGTGCAACAATTGTGATAATAAACATTAACTGTGTACACAAACAAGTCTGGCAAAGAATAGTTCACCGTGGTAGGATCTGGATAACATGGCATAGTGCTAGTGCTGTAGTATGATAAAATGCTAGTGCTAGGGCTTATTAGATCTCTATTTTCCATGCAAAACTGGTAAGTTCAATGAGTTTGGTTTGACTGCCACACAACACAGGAGGTCGAAAATCATTCTGTTTTTGTGTTAGACAATGTCCGAGTATCATTATATATCTGTGCAACATATGTGCAACATTGGTGTTGTCTTATATGTGGTCTCCATGTAATCTTGAGTCTACTTATCAGACAACCTGTACAATGAACTGTCTTTTGGGCTGTCTTATAGGAACTCACAATTTCTTAATTTGTGCATAGAAGAAAAAGGAATGTATAGTTCCTTATTCTTTGCTTATTCAAATGAAGATTCCCTATGTCTTAACTTGAGATCTGTCCAATAGCAACATTGGGCTGCCAGACATAAGCTGTGCGATGGCTTCATCTATTGCCTTGATATGTCCTGCTCAGTCCATTCTCTTTGCAAGAAGAGGAAGCAGCAGCACCTTGACTAAACAAAACATGCGGTGACTTCATCTCAAAATACAGCTTGAAGTACAGAACTACTGATAAGCATGTTGGCCAGATTTATTGCCTTGACTTGGGAGCAGATACTATGGCTCTGGAGAATGATATCAGTAGTGAGAAACCACTATCGAAAGCAACGTTAGGTTAGCAGTTGCCTAAGCAGTATGCTATTGGCAACTGAGGGAGCTGCATCCAGCTAGATAATGAACTTTTGGCAAGCTGCAGCACCGAGGCACTTATCTGCTATTCTCCTTAGGCAATATGATATGTTTGTATGTATTGTGCTGACAAATCATACGAGTAAAATACACAGACAAGCCTAATAGCCTATACACTCAACCTGACTGGCTGCAGCCGATCAGGCCCACTGTAGCTACTGTTCTTAAGAGATTAATCTAGTATTGGTTAACTTGCATGGATTGGATAATTGAATTGAAATAGGATCACTAGTTGTGGCTCCAAGAGTGAATCCTCAATAAACTTCATTTAGGATGACAAAAGCATCTCCAGCTCATTTTAGGTTTCTGCTTTTGCCTTGTATTACATTCCATAACTCAACTTGATGCTTTACTCTAATTTGATCGGTAGCTGTTCAGTTTGGTTGGTGACCCTAGTGAGCCTGCCAAATTTTGGCTGTGCCCAGAAAATTTGGCATCCATTTGTTTGAGGTCAAAATTTGGGGCCATGACCCTTAAAATATGGCTGGTCAAAATTTTTCTGTAGCTAAGTTGGGCAGAACTTGAGTGGCCAAAATGGAAGCCGTAATTGTGGACAGTTAAATTTTGGTTTGTTCTTTAACGAAAAACTATTTTGCTTGCCCTGATTTTGGCACTGGCTTCCAGGGTCACAAACCACACTGCTGAAGTTACTGCTGCTTCTTTTCTTTTGGAGTATGTGGCAGGATGATAGGATTGAACTGCATGCCCAAAATTTTTCAGCTGGTTTCTTTTATGTGAAGACCTGAAAAATAGTGTGTAATTTGTATTATGGGTACATGTATTTTACTGGTGGTGTCGTAGGACGTCCAAAGATTTAGGAGGCATTCACTTCAATTAAAGTTTTTTGGGTGCATATTCTTTCAGTAGGTGCacaatgccctgttcgcttggctgataagccatggttgaaagtattgttggctgatttgttgtgagagaaaaatactgttcgttggctgaaaaagtacggcttataag is from Miscanthus floridulus cultivar M001 chromosome 7, ASM1932011v1, whole genome shotgun sequence and encodes:
- the LOC136463165 gene encoding prefoldin subunit 6-like, which gives rise to MASSSAPAAVREMQKDLEVQANALSKIQKDIAKNHQVRKQYTIQVGENELVLKELELLSDGANVYKLIGPVLVKQDLAEAKANVKKRIEYISAELKRMDRALKDLEEKQNSKKESIFKLQQRMQAVQAKA